Proteins encoded in a region of the Zea mays cultivar B73 chromosome 4, Zm-B73-REFERENCE-NAM-5.0, whole genome shotgun sequence genome:
- the LOC100272582 gene encoding cytochrome P450 97B2, chloroplastic, with product MAAATLLQGPAAASPRLGAAASAPSASHGRRRLTFSFRCQSTSVDKQQERPPKPKQRNLLDNASNLLTNFLSGGNLGAMPVAEGAVTDLFGKPLFFSLYDWFLEHGSVYKLAFGPKSFVVVSDPIVARHILRENAFYYDKGVLAEILKPIMGKGLIPADLDTWKQRRKVITPGFHALFIEAMVRTFTRCSERTISKLEELTESEGREQNSTIVDLEAEFSNLALDIIGLGVFNFDFDSVTKESPVIKAVYGTLFEAEHRSTFYIPYWNLPLTKWIVPRQRKFHSDLKVINNCLDNLIKNAKETRQEADVEKLQQRDYSSLKDASLLRFLVDMRGADADDRQLRDDLMTMLIAGHETTAAVLTWSVFLLAQSPTRMRKAQAEVDSVLSNGAITVESLKKLEYIKLIILEALRLYPQPPLLIRRSLRPDKLPGGCNGAKEGYEIPAGTDIFVSVYNLHRSPYFWDRPNEFEPERFSVPKKDESIEGWSGFDPDRSPGAMYPNEIIADFAFLPFGGGPRKCVGDQFALLESTVALALLLRKFDVELRGSPDEVEMVTGATIHTKNGLWCRLRRRT from the exons ATGGCCGCGGCCACGCTGCTCCAGGGCCCAGCCGCCGCCTCGCCGCGTCTCGGCGCCGCGGCTTCAGCGCCGTCCGCGTCCCACGGGAGGCGTCGCCTCACCTTCAGCTTCAG GTGCCAGTCGACCAGCGTCGACAAGCAGCAGGAGCGGCCGCCCAAGCCGAAGCAGCGGAACCTGCTCGACAACGCCAGCAACCTGCTGACCAACTTCCTCAGCGGTGGCAACCTCGGGGCCATGCCCGTCGCTGAGGGCGCGGTCACCGACCTCTTCGGCAAGCCCCTCTTCTTCTCGCTTTACGACTGGTTCCTCGAG CATGGCTCTGTCTACAAGCTTGCTTTTGGACCCAAATCGTTCGTTGTTGTCTCTGACCCTATCGTTGCTAGACACATCCTCCGGGAGAACGCTTTCTATTATGATAAG GGAGTTCTCGCTGAAATTTTAAAACCCATAATGGGGAAGGGTCTTATACCCGCTGACCTTGATACCTGGAAGCAAAGGAGAAAAG TTATAACACCTGGGTTCCATGCCTTATTCATAGAAGCTATGGTGAGGACATTTACGAGATGTTCAGAGAGAACAATATCAAAGCTTGAGGAGCTTACTGAAAGTGAAGGCCGTGAACAAAATTCGACTATTGTGGACCTTGAAGCTGAGTTCTCCAATTTGGCACTTGATATCATTGGATTGGGTGTGTTCAATTTTGATTTTGACTCGGTTACTAAGGAATCTCCTGTAATAAAG GCAGTGTATGGAACACTTTTCGAAGCTGAGCACCGTTCCACCTTCTACATCCCCTATTGGAATCTTCCTTTGACAAAATGGATAGTTCCAAGGCAGCGCAAGTTCCATAGTGACCTCAAAGTGATCAACAATTGCCTTGATAACCTTataaaaaatgcaaaggagacgaGACAG GAAGCTGATGTGGAAAAGCTCCAGCAAAGGGACTACTCTTCTCTGAAG GATGCCAGCTTGCTGAGGTTCCTTGTTGACATGAGGGGAGCTGACGCTGATGATCGCCAG CTTCGAGATGATCTTATGACAATGCTTATTGCTGGACATGAAACAACTGCTGCTGTTCTGACATGGTCTGTTTTTTTGCTAGCCCAG AGCCCTACCAGGATGAGAAAAGCCCAGGCAGAGGTTGATTCTGTTCTCAGCAATGGGGCAATTACTGTCGAATCTCTTAAGAAACTGGA GTACATAAAACTGATTATTCTTGAAGCTCTTCGCTTGTATCCTCAGCCACCATTGTTAATCAGGCGTTCTCTCCGGCCAGACAAGTTGCCAG GCGGGTGCAATGGAGCAAAAGAGGGATATGAAATACCAGCTGGGACCGATATATTTGTTTCG GTATACAACCTCCACAGATCCCCGTATTTCTGGGACCGGCCAAATGAGTTTGAACCCGAGAGGTTTTCCGTCCCGAAGAAGGACGAGAGCATAGAAGGCTGGTCTGGTTTTGACCCTGACCGGAGTCCTGGCGCAATGTACCCCAACGAG ATCATAGCGGACTTCGCTTTCCTCCCCTTCGGCGGAGGGCCTCGCAAGTGCGTGGGGGACCAGTTCGCGCTCCTGGAGTCGACGGTGGCTCTGGCCCTGCTGCTGCGGAAGTTCGACGTGGAGCTGAGAGGGTCGCCCGACGAAGTGGAGATGGTGACAGGCGCCACGATCCACACGAAGAACGGGCTGTGGTGCAGGCTGAGGAGAAGGACTTGA
- the LOC100501149 gene encoding Cation-transporting ATPase HMA5-like, with protein MAHLQLTALAGGADDEMEEVALLGSYDEEAGVGPEAEGDRAEAGMRRVQVRVTGMTCSACTGAVEAALSARRGVRRAAVSLLQNRAHVVFDPALAKEDDIVEAIEDAGFEAEILPDSTVSQPKPHKTLSGQFRIGGMTCAACVNSVEGILKKLPGVKGAVVALATSLGEVEYDPSAISKDEIVQAIEDAGFDAALLQSSDQDKVLLNVQGLHFEEDVDVLHDILKKMEGLRQFGVNFANSEVDIVFDPEVVGLRQIVDTIETESNNRLKAHVQDPYIRAASNDAQEASKTLHLLRFSLFLSIPVFFIRMVCPRIPLISSFLLMHFGPFRIGDLLRWILVTMVQFIVGKRFYVAAYRALRHGSTNMDVLVVIGTTASYVYSVCALLYGAFTGFHPPIYFETSAMIITFVLFGKYLEVLAKGKTSDAIKKLVELAPATAILLLKDKEGKYSGEKEIDASLVQPGDVLKVLPGSKVPADGIVIWGTSHVNESMVTGESVPISKEVSSLVIGGTMNLHGVLHIQATKVGSGTVLSQIISLVETAQMSKAPIQKFADYVASIFVPIVITLSFLTFLAWFLCGWLGAYPNSWSAESSNCFVFSLMFSISVVVIACPCALGLATPTAVMVATGVGASHGVLVKGGDALERAQNVKYVIFDKTGTLTQGKATVTATKIFSGMDLGDFLTLVASAEASSEHPLAKAILDYAFHFHFFGNLPSGKDSIKRRKEEILSQWLLEVVDFAALPGKGIQCWINGKKVLVGNRALITENGVNIPEEAERFLVDMELNAKTGILVAYDGDFIGLVGITDPLKREAAVVIQGLKKMGVHPVMVTGDNWRTARAVAKEVGIDDVRAEVMPAGKADVIHSLQKDGSVVAMVGDGINDSPALAAADVGMAIGAGTDIAIEAADYVLVRNNLEDVITAIDLSRKTFIRIRWNYFFAMAYNVIAIPVAAGALFPFTGVQMPPWLAGACMAFSSVSVVSSSLLLRRYRKPRLTTVLQITVE; from the exons ATGGCCCACCTCCAGCTCAcggcgctcgccggcggcgccgaCGACGAGATGGAGGAGGTCGCGCTGCTGGGATCCTACGACGAGGAGGCCGGGGTGGGGCCGGAGGCGGAGGGGGACCGGGCGGAGGCCGGCATGCGGCGGGTGCAGGTGCGCGTAACCGGCATGACGTGCTCCGCGTGCACGGGAGCCGTGGAGGCCGCGCTCTCCGCCCGCCGCGGCGTGCGCCGCGCCGCCGTGTCGCTGCTCCAGAACCGCGCCCACGTCGTTTTCGACCCCGCGCTCGCCAAG GAAGACGACATTGTAGAAGCAATAGAAGATGCTGGCTTCGAAGCAGAAATTCTTCCTGACTCTACTGTTTCTCAGCCAAAACCGCATAAGACTTTGTCAGGACAATTTAGGATAGGGGGGATGACTTGTGCTGCATGTGTGAACTCGGTTGAGGGGATCTTAAAAAAATTGCCAGGTGTAAAAGGTGCAGTTGTTGCATTAGCGACCTCATTGGGTGAAGTTGAATATGATCCTTCTGCCATTAGCAAAGATGAAATTGTTCAGGCCATCGAGGATGCTGGTTTTGACGCTGCACTGTTGCAAAGTAGTGACCAAGACAAGGTCCTATTAAATGTCCAGGGGTTACATTTCGAGGAAGATGTAGATGTATTGCATGATATCCTGAAGAAAATGGAAGGCTTGCGTCAGTTCGGTGTAAATTTTGCAAACTCAGAAGTTGACATTGTATTTGACCCTGAAGTAGTTGGTTTGAGACAGATTGTAGATACTATCGAGACGGAGAGCAACAATAGGCTGAAAGCTCATGTACAGGATCCATATATACGAGCTGCATCAAATGATGCACAAGAGGCCTCTAAGACGCTTCATCTTCTTCGTTTTAGTTTATTCCTAAGT ATTCCTGTATTTTTCATCCGCATGGTATGCCCTCGCATACCTCTGATTAGTTCATTCCTACTTATGCACTTTGGGCCATTTCGTATAGGAGATCTGCTGAGGTGGATTCTGGTGACCATGGTACAGTTTATTGTTGGCAAACGATTCTATGTTGCAGCGTATAGGGCCCTAAGACATGGCTCTACAAATATGGATGTCTTAGTTGTTATTGGCACTACTGCTTCATATGTCTACTCTGTTTGTGCACTACTTTATGGGGCATTCACTGGATTTCATCCTCCAATATATTTTGAGACGAGCGCAATGATAATTACATTTGTGCTATTTGGGAAGTATCTTGAGGTGCTCGCGAAAGGAAAGACATCAGATGCTATCAAGAAGCTTGTAGAGCTTGCTCCTGCTACAGCTATTCTACTTCTGAAGGACAAAG AGGGAAAATATTCAGGAGAGAAGGAGATTGATGCGTCGTTAGTACAACCTGGTGATGTGTTAAAAGTGCTTCCTGGTTCAAAGGTTCCTGCTGATGGTATCGTCATTTGGGGTACAAGTCATGTCAATGAGAGTATGGTAACTGGTGAATCTGTACCAATCTCCAAGGAAGTATCCAGTCTAGTCATTGGAGGCACAATGAACTTGCATGGTGTTCTTCATATACAAGCGACGAAAGTAGGATCTGGAACAGTTTTGAGCCAGATAATTTCTCTCGTGGAAACCGCCCAGATGTCTAAGGCCCCTATTCAGAAGTTTGCTGATTAT GTAGCCAGCATTTTTGTTCCTATTGTCATCACCCTGTCCTTCTTGACATTCCTTGCATG GTTTCTATGTGGATGGTTGGGAGCATATCCAAACTCATGGTCTGCTGAAAGTAGCAATTGCTTTGTTTTCTCCCTAATGTTCTCCATATCTGTTGTTGTGATTGCTTGTCCATGTGCTCTTGGTCTGGCAACACCAACTGCTGTTATGGTAGCAACTGGAGTCGGGGCTAGTCATGGAGTACTTGTAAAGGGCGGAGATGCCCTGGAGAGAGCTCAGAATGTGAAGTATGTTATTTTTGACAAGACCGGAACACTGACCCAAGGAAAGGCTACTGTAACTGCAACAAAGATTTTTTCAGGAATGGATCTGGGTGACTTTCTCACGTTGGTAGCGTCTGCAGAG GCAAGCAGTGAGCATCCACTGGCAAAAGCTATCTTGGATTATGCATTCCATTTCCATTTCTTCGGCAATCTTCCCTCAGGAAAAGACAGCATcaagagaagaaaagaagagatactttcTCAGTGGCTTCTGGAAGTCGTGGACTTTGCTGCCTTGCCTGGCAAAGGGATTCAATGTTGGATCAATGGGAAGAAAGTTTTG GTAGGGAATCGTGCTTTGATAACTGAAAATGGGGTAAACATTCCTGAAGAAGCTGAACGTTTCCTGGTAGACATGGAGCTGAATGCAAAGACTGGTATTCTCGTAGCGTATGATGGTGACTTCATTGGCTTAGTTGGGATAACCGATCCTTTGAAAAGGGAGGCTGCTGTGGTCATACAAGGTCTAAAAAAGATGGGTGTTCATCCAGTTATGGTCACTGGGGATAACTGGAGGACTGCACGAGCAGTTGCAAAGGAG GTTGGCATCGATGATGTCAGAGCCGAGGTTATGCCGGCTGGAAAAGCCGATGTAATCCACTCCCTGCAAAAGGATGGCAGTGTTGTCGCGATGGTCGGAGATGGCATCAACGACTCGcccgcccttgctgccgccgatGTCGGCATGGCCATCGGCGCAGGCACTGACATCGCTATCGAGGCGGCTGACTATGTGCTCGTCCGGAACAACCTGGAGGATGTGATCACGGCTATTGACCTCTCACGGAAGACGTTCATCCGGATCCGGTGGAACTACTTCTTTGCCATGGCCTACAACGTGATCGCCATCCCCGTAGCTGCTGGCGCGTTGTTTCCCTTCACCGGGGTCCAGATGCCGCCTTGGTTAGCCGGCGCGTGCATGGCGTTCTCGTCCGTCAGCGTggtgtcgtcgtcgctgctgctgaggAGGTATAGGAAACCCAGACTCACCACCGTGCTTCAGATAACAGTGGAATAA
- the LOC100280978 gene encoding gamma-thionins family protein precursor: MKRNEIAAAAMVLLLLTLGAEAQICYSRSKTFKGWCYHSTNCISVCITEGEISGFCQHGICMCTYECLTGNEASLPGGGGGGEDPQLLHVATPNGDGARPLSLEDDKKETSTETAMRGAKSHSPRYMRR; this comes from the exons ATGAAGAGAAATGAGatcgcagcagcagccatggttttGCTCTTGTTGACGTTGG GCGCTGAGGCCCAGATCTGTTACTCGCGGAGCAAGACCTTCAAGGGGTGGTGCTACCACAGCACCAACTGCATCTCCGTTTGCATCACCGAGGGGGAGATTAGCGGGTTCTGCCAGCATGGAATTTGCATGTGCACCTATGAGTGTCTCACGGGTAACGAAGCTAGCCtgcctggtggtggtggtggtggtgaagacccACAGTTATTACACGTCGCCACGCCAAACGGTGATGGGGCTAGACCACTGTCACTTGAGGATGACAAGAAAGAGACATCGACAGAGACGGCTATGAGGGGCGCCAAGAGCCATAGTCCGCGCTACATGAGGAGGTAG
- the LOC100280591 gene encoding gamma-thionins family protein precursor (The RefSeq protein has 1 substitution compared to this genomic sequence): MKLEMTAAAMVLILLTSGAEAKVCYSRSRTFKGWCYHSINCIAICITEGDTSGFCQAGACMCTYECLNGVVAGGGGGGGQHPSVGSSRGGGAEAKAAVPSV; the protein is encoded by the exons aTGAAGCTTGAGATGACAGCAGCGGCCATGGTCTTGCTCCTGCTGACCTCGG GCGCCGAGGCCAAGGTCTGCTACTCGCGTAGCAGGACCTTCAAGGGGTGGTGCTACCACAGCATCAACTGCATCGCCATCTGCATCACCGAGGGCGACACCAGCGGGTTCTGCCAGGCCGGGGCCTGCATGTGCACTTATGAGTGTCTCAATGGTGTCGTCGccggtggcggcggtggcggcggacagCATCCATCGGTTGGCTCATCGCGTGGTGGTGGTGCTGAGGCTAAAGCAGCCGTCCCGTCAGTGTAG